Proteins from a genomic interval of Yarrowia lipolytica chromosome 1E, complete sequence:
- a CDS encoding uncharacterized protein (Compare to YALI0E25762g, weakly similar to uniprot|P25588 Saccharomyces cerevisiae YCL061c related to Uridine Kinase URK1, similar to Saccharomyces cerevisiae MRC1 (YCL061C); ancestral locus Anc_1.5) codes for MHIHGVKRDAFFHSSQSTVHTHKHAQELRSTNSSKMGAPLKTYGRVREASPGTSTESAPLSNSPLLSPNSRVKKLLADLGESSDEEEDVEQLRSKFLSKKEQKDQAAAESSPLMNRTRALNGKLPSKSIFDTAQDEQDTQEMDTQDDADGLVLSKPIEKVTEKVAFSDVDSMADTQPDFEETQPDEDNDIAADMATGGESKTDFPSPMASPSLSLASPSPIPPPVATTAATNTTSATTRDAAPSARPRRNRVIADSDSEDDLRSSNLPSSTLDSNPHEGMGLKKTLSDLSDLSGSENESESEHGSEDESQQRVNALKERLASTVDELDPFEDADVSVISSQKPTRKASKKALEEIERENQRINRQRNLAPEVYTTGLVTKQNLLARFGMALKEEETNRESVIAAPTTPGKTATTSVPHSDDSVMDFDLLSSPLTSNDPGLQPQEVKEVPFTPSKMMPPSTPSLSRSVNKKQVKKLANVGVHRMASYITKRPSQLLSTLSDSDDDLIIVPDAEADKVPESFRKMQQQGVPVKYSSQKPAATAGPDFFSLMKANIRKQHAQMKADSERERQQLGLVDLTEQDKEDEAVESLLEQARRQQQEIADREKRERRRARDEEYDSVAESDHEWFDNDDESRAGVPDSEDEDSDVNLSDEDGLQAQQALVDAVSGDKDEKAEGVAEDEVDTQLDFPEDTEVKDTAAPDSVDNIISGITATSPSSPVSEVASPVRDNTAYLRQLAEDEAAHQRRERARTSTSGLLDGEAEESDDDWAGLGGASDEETTRPEDLAEIGQMVDDTKTGADRENYAANRQYDLQKDLDDDAKQVEKLLDDVTNGGLRRKRANNLDLDFSDSEDEDEMRRKRRILSERKKKRMLEAGNLEDLAKNPEAAAFIRAMQDTDSEEEDEDVFALPTKPAALKREGPAQTKKKPSIQETLSFLCEESVEMPPSSPGGNSDMESDDDLIITGQTHSTIDLTASRQDTVMDDHDDEDYLERLGPSRNVVVREAEDDEELKTIIGPNGNFHGLIRKKKQPSMTTSSTESVSKKKNARYLQQQESETQKQQSLKNRFLAKFKSVGSKPKSQSYMKGGSFY; via the coding sequence AAAACATACGGACGTGTCCGAGAAGCGAGCCCGGGCACCAGCACCGAGTCTGCTCCACTCTCCAACTCACCCCTGTTGTCACCCAATTCGCGGGTCAAAAAGCTGCTGGCTGATCTTGGAGAAAGCAgtgacgaggaggaggacgtgGAGCAACTGCGAAGCAAGTTTCTGAGCAAGAAAGAACAGAAGGATCAGGCCGCAGCCGAGTCGTCGCCTTTAATGAACCGAACAAGGGCGTTGAATGGTAAATTACCTAGCAAGTCGATTTTCGACACTGCACAAGATGAGCAAGACACTCAAGAGATGGACACACAGGATGACGCTGACGGATTGGTCTTGTCCAAGCCGATTGAGAAGGTGACAGAAAAGGTTGCCTTTTCTGATGTTGATTCCATGGCAGACACTCAGCCTGACTTTGAGGAGACTCAGCCAGATGAAGATAACGACATTGCTGCAGACATGGCTACCGGTGGAGAATCAAAGACTGATTTTCCTTCACCTATGGCTTCCCCATCTCTGTCTCTTGCATCACCCTCTCCTATTCCACCTCCTGTTGCCACCACCGCAGCTACAAACACTACATCTGCTACTACTCGTGATGCAGCCCCCTCTGCACGACCACGAAGAAACCGAGTCATTGCAGACTCCGACTCGGAAGACGATCTGCGTTCGTCCAATTTACCTTCCTCGACTTTGGACTCTAACCCCCACGAAGGAATGGGACTCAAGAAGACCCTGTCTGACTTATCGGACCTTTCTGGCTCCGAAAACGAATCGGAATCCGAGCATGGATCCGAGGACGAGTCGCAACAGCGAGTCAATGCACTCAAGGAGCGTCTCGCATCTACCgtggacgagctggacCCCTTTGAGGACGCAGACGTGTCTGTCATTAGTTCCCAGAAACCCACTCGAAAGGCCAGCAAGAAAGCTCTGGAGGAAATCGAGCGGGAAAACCAACGTATCAATCGGCAGCGGAACCTGGCACCGGAGGTATACACTACGGGATTGGTTACCAAGCAGAACCTTCTGGCTCGTTTTGGAATGGCTCTtaaagaggaggagacgaaCAGAGAGTCGGTCATTGCAGCTCCTACTACACCTGGAAAGACAGCCACCACTTCGGTTCCTCACTCAGACGACTCGGTGATGGATTTCGATCTTCTTTCCTCTCCTCTGACTTCTAATGACCCTGGtcttcaacctcaagaagtGAAGGAGGTCCCTTTCACACCCTCCAAAATGATGCCTCCTTCAACCCCATCTCTTTCTCGATctgtcaacaagaagcaggtGAAGAAACTTGCCAATGTGGGTGTTCATCGTATGGCCAGCTACATCACCAAGCGACCCTCTCAACTGCTATCCACCCTGTCTGATTCCGACGATGACCTCATTATTGTGCCTGACGCTGAGGCCGACAAGGTACCCGAATCGTTCAGAAAGATGCAGCAACAGGGAGTTCCTGTCAAGTACAGCTCTCAGAAACCTGCTGCTACCGCTGGGCCAGACTTTTTTAGCCTGATGAAAGCCAACATTCGCAAGCAGCATGCGCAGATGAAGGCCGACAGTGAACGTGAACGGCAGCAGCTAGGTCTCGTAGATCTCACTGAGCaagacaaggaggacgaggccgTCGAGTCGTTACTGGAACAAGCACGACGTCAGCAACAGGAGATTGCTGATCGTGAGAAGCGAGAGCGGAGACGAGCTCGTGATGAGGAGTACGATTCCGTGGCTGAATCTGACCATGAGTGGTTCGATAACGACGATGAGAGTCGTGCTGGGGTGCCTGATTCGGAGGATGAGGATAGTGACGTCAACTTGTCTGACGAAGACGgtctccaagctcaacagGCTCTAGTCGACGCAGTTAGCGGAGATAAGGACGAAAAGGCCGAAGGTGTGGCTGAGGATGAGGTTGATACTCAACTTGATTTCCCAGAAGATACGGAGGTTAAGGATACAGCTGCCCCTGACAGTGTCGACAACATCATTTCAGGTATTACTGCAACCTCCCCATCATCTCCTGTATCTGAAGTTGCCTCCCCTGTACGGGACAATACTGCTTACCTGCGTCAATTggccgaggacgaggctgCTCACCAGCGTCGAGAACGTGCTCGCACTTCGACTTCGGGACTACTGGACGGAGAAGCCGAAGAGTCCGATGACGACTGGGCTGGCCTAGGAGGCGCCAGCGACGAGGAAACCACTCGTCCCGAAGATCTGGCTGAGATTGGCCAGATGGTAGACGATACAAAGACCGGTGCCGATCGGGAAAACTACGCTGCCAACCGGCAGTACGATCTGCAGAAGGACCTTGATGATGACGCCaagcaggtggagaagctgctggacgacGTAACCAATGGTGGTTTGCGTCGTAAGCGGGCCAACAATCTGGATCTCGACTTTTCCGACTCTgaagacgaggacgagatgCGAAGAAAGCGTCGAATTCTGTCTgagcgaaagaagaagcgaatGCTCGAGGCTGGCAACCTGGAGGATCTGGCCAAGAATCCCGAAGCTGCGGCTTTCATCAGAGCCATGCAGGATACCGACAgtgaagaggaggatgaaGATGTGTTTGCTTTGCCCACAAAGCCTGCAGCTTTGAAACGGGAGGGTCCCGCACAGACTAAAAAGAAACCGTCAATTCAGGAAACTCTGTCGTTCCTGTGTGAGGAGTCTGTTGAGatgcctccttcttctcctggaGGCAATTCGGACATGGAGTCAGACGACGATCTCATTATCACTGGACAAACACACTCGACTATTGATCTCACAGCTTCTCGACAAGACACAGTTATGGATGATCATGACGATGAAGACTACCTTGAACGACTGGGACCTTCTCGAAACGTGGTTGTGCGAGAAgctgaggacgacgaggagctcaagaccaTCATTGGACCCAACGGTAACTTCCATGGTCTGAttcgaaagaagaagcagccgTCTATGACTACTTCATCTACCGAGTCTGtgtccaagaagaagaacgcCAGGTACTTGCAACAGCAGGAGTCCGAGACCCAGAAGCAACAGAGTCTCAAGAACCGGTTCCTGGCAAAGTTCAAGTCGGTGGGTAGTAAGCCCAAGTCCCAGAGTTATATGAAGGGTGGTAGTTTTTACTAG
- a CDS encoding uncharacterized protein (Compare to YALI0E25784g, weakly similar to uniprot|Q9Y776 Candida tropicalis Secreted aspartic protease 4) encodes MKLSLLTIALYALGARADVTVTVTATVTADPVISSTLAVNIAESDSPKAGPIVAPLNNEQTFYTTELELGSPGQKFRLLLDTGSSDTWVISKEDTYDCGYGSCDYTGQFTKNQSSSYHEIDEDFAFYYLGGNAKGKWAKDTLSISGKAIPSFQFGLADDAFGVDPLTGIVGVGPKSLEFTKNKYPNLPEALKEAGLIKKVAYSLYLDDDNGHIIFGGYDKAKYEGDLVEHKMTNEKRIQVDYSDVRVSGTLCSPDEDTVQPALLDTGSTLSYLDDKTLNRVFMKLPVFVGDYLEDQGAYQISCMPPQFDVSFKFGDQDLHINGSDLIIPVSRNWSELDKGCYFGITTSNNSNHRTILGGTFLRSVYAVVDLEDKTVSMAPIKKTGDSDVKELS; translated from the coding sequence ATGAAACTATCTCTCCTTACCATTGCTCTGTATGCTCTTGGAGCTCGAGCAGACGTGACTGTCACTGTCACTGCTACTGTGACCGCGGACCCTGTCATCTCTTCAACTCTAGCGGTCAACATTGCCGAGTCCGACTCGCCCAAGGCCGGTCCAATTGTTGCTCCTCTCAACAACGAACAGACCTTCTACACAACCGAACTTGAGCTCGGGAGTCCAGGCCAAAAGTTTAGACTGCTTCTTGATACTGGCAGCAGTGACACCTGGGTTAtttccaaggaggacacTTATGACTGTGGCTACGGCTCCTGCGACTACACTGGCCAGTTCACCAAGAACCAAAGCTCTTCCTACCATGAAATTGACGAGGACTTTGCCTTCTACTACCTTGGAGGAAATGCAAAGGGTAAGTGGGCCAAGGACACTCTTTCCATCAGCGGCAAGGCCATCCCCAGCTTCCAGTTTGGACTGGCTGATGACGCCTTTGGAGTGGATCCTCTGACTGGAATTGTGGGAGTGGGTCCCAAAAGCCTCGAATTTACCAAAAACAAGTACCCCAACTTGCCTGAGGcgctcaaggaggctggTCTAATTAAGAAGGTTGCTTACTCGCTTTACctggacgacgacaatGGACACATCATCTTTGGAGGATATGACAAGGCAAAATATGAGGGGGATTTAGTTGAGCACAAGATGACCAATGAGAAGAGAATCCAGGTGGATTATTCAGATGTGAGAGTCTCCGGAACTCTGTGTTCTCCTGATGAAGACACAGTTCAGCCTGCTCTGCTTGATACAGGTAGCACTTTGTCTTATCTCGATGATAAGACTCTCAACCGGGTTTTTATGAAGCTTCCCGTGTTTGTTGGAGACTACCTTGAGGACCAGGGGGCTTATCAGATCTCATGTATGCCTCCTCAGTTCGATGTCTCATTCAAGTTTGGCGACCAGGACCTGCATATCAACGGTTCTGATCTCATCATTCCTGTGTCTCGAAACTGGTCCGAACTTGACAAGGGCTGTTACTTTGGCATCACTACCAgcaacaactccaaccacAGAACGATTCTTGGAGGCACTTTCCTACGGTCTGTTTATGCCGTTGTTGATCTTGAGGACAAGACTGTTTCCATGGCTCCTATTAAGAAGACTGGCGATAGTGACGTGAAGGAGCTGAGCTGA